Proteins from one Bacteroides zhangwenhongii genomic window:
- a CDS encoding ORF6N domain-containing protein, with protein sequence MDDIAIIENKIYEIRGQKVMLDFDLAEMYGVETKRLKEQVRRNIERFPAEFMFELTKEEVQFSRSQIATLKTGQGHNIKYLPFAFTEYGIVMLSSVLKSKAAVEVNINIIRAFVRMRQYLLSNVPQKELEELKQRIEYLEEDITSDRESYEKQFDDLFNAFAKISAIIQSKQTPLDRVKIEGFKTNNKEKSNE encoded by the coding sequence ATGGATGATATAGCCATTATAGAAAACAAAATATACGAAATCAGAGGGCAAAAGGTTATGCTTGACTTTGATTTAGCAGAAATGTATGGAGTTGAGACTAAACGTCTCAAGGAACAAGTGCGTCGTAATATCGAGCGCTTTCCTGCTGAGTTTATGTTCGAGCTAACAAAAGAAGAAGTCCAGTTTTCAAGGTCGCAAATTGCGACCTTGAAAACTGGACAAGGACATAACATCAAATATCTTCCATTTGCATTTACTGAATATGGTATAGTCATGTTATCTAGCGTCCTCAAATCCAAGGCCGCTGTGGAAGTGAATATCAATATTATTCGCGCTTTTGTACGTATGCGCCAATATCTTCTATCTAATGTTCCTCAAAAAGAATTGGAAGAATTAAAACAACGCATCGAATATCTCGAAGAAGATATTACTTCTGATAGAGAAAGTTACGAAAAACAATTTGACGACCTATTTAATGCCTTTGCAAAAATAAGTGCAATTATCCAATCAAAGCAGACTCCTTTGGACAGAGTAAAAATAGAAGGATTTAAAACAAATAATAAAGAAAAGAGCAATGAGTAA
- a CDS encoding THUMP domain-containing class I SAM-dependent RNA methyltransferase has translation MSEQFEMIAKTFQGLEEILAEELTTLGANDIQIGRRMVSFSGDKRMMYKANFCLRTAIRILKPIKNFTAKDADEVYNQIQTIPWEEYLDVNKTFAIDAVVFSEEFRHSKFVSYKVKDAIVDYFREKTGKRPSVRINNPDVLLNIHIAQTTCTLSLDSSGESLHRRGYRQEAVEAPLNEVLAAGMILMTGWRGECDLIDPMCGSGTIPIEAALIAKNIAPGVFRKGFAFEKWVDFDADMFDEIYNDDSQEREFTHKIYGYDNNPKANEIATHNIKAAGVSKDVVLKLQPFQQFEQPKEKSIIITNPPYGERISTNDLLGLYQMIGERLKHAFVGNEAWVLSYREECFDQIGLKASQKVPLFNGPLECEFRKYEIFDGKYKEFKSQEEGEEKKESVTEQTPRFRERKEFKPRREGESRPRREGEYKPRKEGGDFKGGDRDRKPRGEFREGRDSRGPREFRGNREPRIPKKEEE, from the coding sequence ATGAGCGAACAATTCGAGATGATAGCCAAGACCTTCCAAGGACTGGAAGAGATACTTGCAGAGGAACTGACAACACTAGGAGCCAACGACATTCAAATAGGCCGTCGAATGGTTTCATTCAGTGGAGATAAACGTATGATGTATAAAGCAAATTTCTGCCTTCGTACTGCTATCCGCATTCTGAAACCAATTAAAAACTTCACTGCTAAAGATGCAGACGAGGTTTATAATCAGATACAAACCATTCCATGGGAAGAATATCTTGATGTAAACAAGACATTTGCTATTGATGCGGTAGTGTTCAGCGAAGAATTCCGCCATTCAAAGTTCGTTTCATATAAGGTAAAGGATGCGATTGTGGATTACTTCCGCGAGAAAACCGGGAAACGCCCGTCTGTCCGCATCAACAATCCGGACGTACTGCTGAATATTCACATTGCACAGACTACTTGCACTTTGTCTTTGGACTCTTCAGGAGAATCACTGCACCGTCGCGGTTATCGCCAGGAAGCGGTAGAGGCTCCGTTGAATGAGGTGTTGGCTGCCGGCATGATTCTGATGACCGGATGGCGTGGAGAATGCGACCTGATTGACCCGATGTGCGGTTCGGGCACTATTCCTATCGAAGCGGCACTGATTGCAAAGAATATTGCACCGGGAGTATTCCGTAAAGGATTTGCTTTCGAGAAATGGGTGGATTTCGATGCGGATATGTTCGATGAGATTTACAATGACGACAGCCAGGAGCGTGAATTTACTCATAAGATTTATGGATACGATAACAATCCGAAAGCGAATGAGATTGCAACTCACAATATAAAAGCTGCCGGTGTGTCGAAAGACGTCGTGCTGAAACTCCAACCATTCCAACAGTTTGAACAGCCAAAAGAGAAATCAATCATCATTACCAATCCTCCTTATGGAGAACGTATTTCTACAAACGATTTGCTCGGTCTCTATCAAATGATCGGCGAACGTCTGAAACATGCGTTTGTAGGAAACGAAGCATGGGTGCTTTCTTATCGGGAAGAGTGTTTCGACCAGATTGGTTTGAAGGCAAGCCAGAAGGTTCCTTTGTTCAATGGACCATTAGAGTGTGAGTTCCGCAAATATGAGATTTTTGACGGAAAATACAAAGAGTTCAAGAGCCAGGAAGAGGGTGAAGAAAAGAAAGAAAGTGTAACTGAACAGACTCCAAGATTCAGAGAAAGAAAAGAATTCAAGCCACGCAGAGAAGGTGAGTCCAGACCTCGCAGAGAGGGAGAATACAAGCCACGTAAAGAAGGTGGTGATTTCAAAGGTGGTGACAGAGATAGAAAACCACGCGGAGAATTCCGTGAAGGAAGAGATTCGAGAGGACCAAGAGAATTTAGGGGGAACCGGGAGCCGAGAATTCCGAAAAAGGAAGAGGAATAA